A DNA window from Paenibacillus andongensis contains the following coding sequences:
- a CDS encoding PRD domain-containing protein: MKIKRILNNNAVVVHDGNEEQIVMGAGIGFQKTKNDPVDPSRIEKVFVMKDESKYQKFEQILTTLPEEHIEVAEELISHAERELGVVLHEHIHIALTDHLSFAIERLAKGMVIQNTLLNEIKVLYAKEFQIARLAQNLIQEKIGIEIPEDEVGYIALHIHTARINAGDMTKTLDITTMIRDIIDVIEQELNIRISDETVSYERLVTFLRFAIQRSSTGEALHEMEPDMVQIIKNKYRGSFACAQKIGEFVSEEYDFEFQEAELAYISMHIQRIYSRFAVQQDGSFH, encoded by the coding sequence ATGAAAATAAAACGAATTCTGAACAACAATGCGGTTGTCGTCCATGACGGAAACGAAGAACAAATTGTGATGGGAGCGGGTATCGGATTTCAGAAAACGAAGAACGATCCGGTGGATCCGTCACGAATTGAAAAAGTGTTTGTAATGAAAGACGAGTCGAAATACCAAAAATTTGAACAAATATTAACTACACTCCCGGAAGAGCATATTGAAGTGGCGGAAGAGCTCATTTCTCATGCCGAAAGAGAGCTGGGAGTTGTTCTTCACGAGCATATTCATATTGCACTGACCGATCATCTGTCCTTTGCGATAGAACGCCTGGCAAAAGGCATGGTCATTCAAAATACGCTGCTTAATGAAATAAAAGTGCTGTACGCCAAAGAGTTTCAAATTGCCCGTTTGGCGCAAAATTTGATTCAAGAGAAAATCGGAATCGAAATCCCGGAAGATGAGGTCGGTTATATCGCCCTGCATATCCATACGGCAAGAATCAATGCGGGAGATATGACGAAAACACTGGATATTACGACCATGATTAGAGATATTATCGATGTGATCGAACAAGAACTGAATATCCGCATTTCTGACGAAACGGTATCTTACGAGCGGTTGGTTACTTTTTTGCGTTTCGCTATCCAACGTTCGAGTACGGGTGAGGCTTTACATGAAATGGAACCGGATATGGTTCAAATCATCAAAAACAAGTACCGCGGATCATTCGCCTGTGCCCAAAAAATTGGTGAATTTGTGAGTGAGGAGTACGATTTTGAATTCCAGGAAGCGGAGTTGGCCTACATCTCCATGCACATCCAAAGGATTTATTCGAGATTCGCTGTACAGCAAGATGGCTCTTTTCACTGA
- a CDS encoding glycoside hydrolase family 68 protein, whose translation MIRKNKKALTAIALATSIIASGIAALPAFAQAGDQTVNWTREDVSKIELNQDNTLPTIDISKLDKLAPGYHMWDTWPLMDRDGNIASYKGWKVIFALSAPNDVLPGKVHDIATIRYFYSKNGKDWTLGGELFPKGTAFGQRQWAGSAMLDGDQIHAFYTATGREGQAQLTYEQRIATATGKIVADSNGVRFENWDKHRIILEPDGKYYQTVEQAKQGEGGGYAFRDPMWFKDPKNGKEYILFEGNSGGIVSERPFKQEYAGSAGYLQQHPVPAGAAHANGNIGIAEVVGGDLNNIKMLPPLVEANYVNEELERPHVVVKDKKYYLFTDSHINKYAEGITGPEGMYGFVSDTLIGGYKPLNGSGLVIANPADNPYQAYSWLVTPELNVVGFAQFGDLNGMTVGEIGNQSPEFQFSHFGGTLAPTVKISLNGDTTKIEKILPQGWIK comes from the coding sequence ATGATTCGTAAAAACAAAAAAGCATTAACGGCGATCGCTTTGGCGACCAGCATCATCGCTTCCGGTATCGCCGCACTGCCTGCGTTTGCCCAAGCCGGGGATCAGACGGTCAACTGGACCCGCGAAGACGTCTCGAAAATTGAACTGAATCAAGACAATACCCTGCCAACTATCGACATCAGCAAGCTGGATAAATTGGCGCCGGGCTACCACATGTGGGATACGTGGCCGCTGATGGACCGCGATGGAAACATAGCGAGCTACAAAGGCTGGAAGGTTATCTTCGCGCTTTCCGCTCCGAACGACGTACTGCCGGGCAAAGTGCATGATATCGCCACTATTCGTTATTTCTACTCGAAGAACGGCAAAGACTGGACACTCGGCGGAGAGCTGTTCCCGAAAGGTACCGCTTTCGGCCAGCGCCAGTGGGCAGGATCGGCTATGCTTGACGGCGACCAGATTCACGCATTCTACACCGCTACCGGCCGCGAAGGCCAGGCACAGCTCACTTACGAGCAGCGCATCGCTACCGCTACGGGCAAAATCGTTGCCGACAGCAACGGCGTGCGGTTTGAAAACTGGGATAAGCACCGCATTATTTTGGAACCGGACGGCAAATACTACCAAACGGTAGAGCAAGCGAAGCAGGGCGAAGGCGGAGGCTACGCATTCCGCGACCCGATGTGGTTCAAAGATCCGAAGAATGGTAAAGAATACATTCTGTTCGAAGGCAACTCCGGCGGCATCGTTTCGGAACGTCCATTCAAGCAGGAATACGCCGGAAGCGCTGGGTACCTTCAGCAGCATCCTGTACCGGCCGGCGCCGCACACGCCAACGGCAACATCGGCATCGCCGAAGTGGTGGGCGGCGATTTGAACAACATCAAAATGCTTCCTCCGCTCGTGGAAGCGAATTATGTGAACGAAGAGCTGGAGCGTCCGCATGTAGTCGTGAAAGACAAGAAATACTATCTGTTCACGGACAGCCACATCAATAAATATGCAGAAGGTATCACCGGGCCGGAAGGCATGTACGGATTCGTATCCGATACGCTGATCGGCGGATACAAGCCACTGAACGGAAGCGGCCTGGTCATCGCAAATCCTGCGGACAATCCGTACCAAGCGTATTCCTGGCTGGTTACGCCGGAATTGAACGTTGTCGGTTTCGCACAATTCGGAGATTTGAACGGCATGACAGTCGGTGAAATCGGCAACCAGTCCCCGGAATTCCAGTTCAGTCACTTCGGCGGCACACTGGCTCCGACGGTGAAGATTTCCCTTAACGGCGACACCACAAAAATCGAGAAGATACTGCCTCAAGGCTGGATCAAGTAA
- a CDS encoding PTS sugar transporter subunit IIA: MMLSKWLGTKKGQLEEIILSPLSGKVLKLADVPDPVFASMPPECGIAIDPAAGTVLSPIDGEVVTMFPSKHAVVLRSDCGVELIIHIGLDTVAMKGEGFHAFVRRGDRVTVGQPLVDFSTELVKRKATSAITPMYIINPEAVDWFDLQLPDLAEAGVTPLMRIRLKS, from the coding sequence ATGATGTTAAGTAAGTGGTTGGGTACAAAAAAAGGGCAGCTGGAAGAGATTATTTTGTCTCCACTTAGCGGTAAAGTGCTCAAGCTGGCTGACGTTCCGGATCCCGTGTTCGCCTCGATGCCGCCGGAATGCGGGATTGCGATCGATCCGGCAGCAGGAACAGTGCTCTCTCCTATAGACGGAGAGGTGGTGACCATGTTTCCCTCCAAGCACGCAGTTGTGTTACGTTCAGATTGCGGCGTGGAATTAATCATTCACATCGGCCTGGATACCGTAGCCATGAAGGGGGAAGGCTTTCATGCTTTTGTCCGAAGAGGGGATCGGGTTACAGTCGGTCAGCCCCTGGTCGATTTTTCCACGGAACTGGTGAAGCGGAAAGCGACAAGCGCGATAACTCCAATGTACATCATTAATCCGGAAGCGGTTGATTGGTTTGATCTTCAATTGCCGGACCTCGCGGAAGCCGGTGTAACACCGCTAATGCGGATCCGATTAAAGAGTTAA
- a CDS encoding PTS transporter subunit EIIC, protein MIRANLQQIAQELLSLLGGKSNIVDASHCATRLRLILHDDSKVDTAKIEQIKGVEGVFIRGGQYQIIFGTGTVNKVHRALMEAYANAPDKPVEPTHSLTAKNILNPIGRLLQLLSQIFVPIIPVIVASGLLTGLLGIMKVFEWGAPDSEWMRMLGIFSSAALIFLPVLIGFSAAKEFGSSPFMGAVIGGILTHPSLSDPRGLAHSILDTTDNHINMIGYQGTVIPILLSVYLMSKIEKGLRKMVPPALDLLVVPFAAIFITGTVSLFVLGPLGTIIGSFISGALTIIYMKVGMIAGFFFGGLYPLVVMTGLHHSFNMIEAGLLADPKIGVNFLLPIWSMANVSQGGAGLAVFFMTRNQTLKRITLSTSLSAFLGIIEPVIFGVNLKLIRPLIGAAVGGALGGAYVVFSHVAANSYGLTGIPMIAIIAPLGMANLLHYLIGFGLAVGSAFLTTLMLGINEERGSNDVK, encoded by the coding sequence ATGATAAGAGCCAATTTACAACAAATAGCCCAAGAACTGCTGTCTTTGTTGGGCGGCAAGAGCAATATCGTTGATGCTTCCCATTGCGCGACCCGACTTCGCTTGATTCTTCACGACGACAGCAAAGTGGATACAGCCAAAATCGAACAAATAAAAGGTGTGGAAGGAGTATTTATCCGAGGCGGTCAATACCAAATTATTTTCGGAACCGGAACCGTGAACAAAGTGCATAGGGCTCTAATGGAAGCTTATGCAAATGCACCTGATAAGCCCGTCGAACCTACTCATTCGTTAACTGCAAAAAATATCCTGAATCCAATCGGCCGGCTGCTCCAACTGCTCTCCCAAATTTTTGTGCCGATTATCCCCGTGATCGTGGCCAGCGGATTATTGACAGGGCTGCTCGGAATAATGAAGGTGTTTGAGTGGGGGGCGCCGGATAGCGAGTGGATGAGAATGCTGGGCATTTTCTCGAGCGCCGCGTTGATCTTTCTGCCGGTCCTGATCGGCTTCAGTGCCGCCAAAGAGTTTGGCAGCTCGCCCTTTATGGGGGCGGTCATCGGCGGAATTTTAACCCATCCCTCTTTATCGGATCCGCGGGGGCTCGCTCACAGCATCCTGGATACTACGGACAATCACATCAATATGATCGGATACCAAGGTACGGTGATTCCTATTCTATTGTCCGTTTACCTGATGAGCAAGATTGAAAAAGGCTTGAGAAAAATGGTTCCTCCCGCGTTGGACCTGCTTGTCGTACCGTTTGCGGCGATTTTTATTACCGGTACGGTATCTCTGTTTGTACTCGGTCCACTGGGTACAATCATTGGCAGTTTCATTTCCGGCGCATTAACGATTATTTATATGAAGGTGGGAATGATAGCCGGATTCTTTTTTGGCGGATTATACCCGCTGGTCGTTATGACAGGTTTACATCACAGCTTTAATATGATCGAAGCCGGTTTGCTAGCCGACCCGAAAATCGGAGTGAACTTCTTGCTGCCGATTTGGTCCATGGCGAATGTAAGTCAAGGCGGCGCGGGACTGGCCGTGTTTTTTATGACACGAAATCAAACGTTGAAGAGGATCACCCTCTCTACTTCACTCTCAGCGTTTTTGGGAATCATTGAACCCGTTATATTCGGAGTGAATTTGAAGCTGATCCGGCCGCTCATCGGTGCAGCCGTCGGCGGAGCGTTAGGGGGCGCATACGTCGTATTTTCCCATGTGGCTGCGAATTCTTATGGTTTGACAGGCATTCCTATGATTGCGATCATTGCTCCCCTCGGCATGGCTAACTTGCTGCATTACTTGATCGGTTTTGGACTTGCTGTAGGTTCCGCATTTTTAACTACGTTGATGCTCGGCATAAATGAAGAGAGAGGATCGAATGATGTTAAGTAA